CACCTCCTCGGCCATGCGATCGATCAGCGACAGGCGTTCCGCCCCAGATCGCTCCGCCTGGCAGGCGCTGAGCACGTTGGCAATCGCCGCGCCGTCCGGCGCGTTCATCGCCGCGAGGCGGGCGAAGGCCTCGCTCTGGCCCACCGCCGTGATGAAGTGGTTGTAATCGGCCAGCTTGATGATCCCCGTCCAGTACGCCTTCAAGTCGCGCTGCCGCCGCCGGACCGCATCGTGCGCATGGACGATCTTGTTGCGATGGTAGACGGCGGGCACGCCCAGCATCGTTCCCAGGATGTAGGTGTGGTAGTCGAACCCGATGCAGCGGGCGCCGATGAAGTTCGGAATCCTCCGGAAGACATCCTTCATCGCCAGGTTGCCGCACTCCGGATAGTAGGGCGTGATTTCGGGTGTCTCCGCGCCCGTCTCGCAGGTGATCAGCAGCGGCCGGGGCCGGTAGTCCTCGTTGCGGCCGCGATACTTGGCGTGGAGGTAGACCGGAATCTGCTGCGGCGGCACGCTCAGCAGCTTCAGCAGCGCCGGCATGGCTTGTGGGGACTGCGCCTCCAGGTCCATGAGATCCAGATTCCAGTGCCCAATGTAGTCGCTGCCCGCGATCTGGATCTCCTTGCCCATCGCGGCGGCCGGCAGGCGCTCGACCGTATCCGTCCCGGCCTGGGCCTGCGCCAGCGTCTTGCCCAGGAACCGCAGCTCGCCGTGGACGGGATACAGCGCTGGCTCCAGCCCCTCCGTGGAGCAATCCGAGTCCCTCCGGTGAATGACCCGCCGCCCGTGCGCGGCCGCCAGCAGGT
The nucleotide sequence above comes from Stigmatella erecta. Encoded proteins:
- a CDS encoding DUF6271 family protein, producing MFAIPTNRLVSPAARSILREMHLMQEAGVDPEELVILDNSTGEIVRHNARDLALLRQETRIPIRHVTAGEQLQLIDALARVTGQERGVLRDLLYPEPNTGDYGKVFNLLYLLAAAHGRRVIHRRDSDCSTEGLEPALYPVHGELRFLGKTLAQAQAGTDTVERLPAAAMGKEIQIAGSDYIGHWNLDLMDLEAQSPQAMPALLKLLSVPPQQIPVYLHAKYRGRNEDYRPRPLLITCETGAETPEITPYYPECGNLAMKDVFRRIPNFIGARCIGFDYHTYILGTMLGVPAVYHRNKIVHAHDAVRRRQRDLKAYWTGIIKLADYNHFITAVGQSEAFARLAAMNAPDGAAIANVLSACQAERSGAERLSLIDRMAEEVLRASGVPAYEETARWLKSRGESLVEELDQDYRRSIALQREWPAYIRGADALARAEVLLRMPREPHAQRMAGAAP